A single window of Palaemon carinicauda isolate YSFRI2023 unplaced genomic scaffold, ASM3689809v2 scaffold86, whole genome shotgun sequence DNA harbors:
- the LOC137637574 gene encoding soluble scavenger receptor cysteine-rich domain-containing protein SSC5D-like: protein MGLNSDYPEQTSAALIPPTLSTSSNPPATAGSGNSTGPSESGKPPTTVGPGNSPASPTSGNPPTTVGPGNTPASPTCGNPPTTVGPGNTPVSPTSGNPPTTIGPGNTPASPTSGNPPTTVVPGNSPASPTSGNPPTTAKPEDTPPSPTSGNPPIPPQSSGQPNTIPAAQTSPLPTTIQSPTTAEVTTTIPLTVNPITTAQPPTITANPTTTLEPTTTTANPTTTPEPSTTIANPTSTRKPKTTTTTPTTTLEPTTTTANPTTTPEPTTITANPTTTLEPTTTTENPTTTLVRSTTTTNPTTTLEPTTITANLTTTLEPVTTTPNPTTILQPTITTANPITIFAPSTTTTNPTTTPKYTATTANPTTTPEPPMTNANPTTPPEPTTTTANPTTIPEPTTTTANPTTTPKPITTTANPTTTSQPTPTAANLTTTPEPTAKTANPTTTPEPTTTNANPTTTPEPTTTTANPTTTLEPTTTTNLQQRLQIPQPLQNLQQQLKIPQPHKNLQ, encoded by the exons ATGGGCCTGAATTCTGATTATCCAGAGCAAACTTCCGCCGCTCTGATTCCACCAACGCTTTCTACGTCTAGCAATCCTCCAGCAACAGCAGGATCTGGAAACTCCACAGGCCCTTCAGAATCTGGCAAACCTCCAACAACAGTAGGACCCGGAAACTCTCCAGCATCACCAACATCTGGCAATCCTCCAACAACAGTAGGACCCGGAAACACTCCAGCATCACCAACGTGTGGCAATCCTCCAACAACAGTAGGACCCGGAAACACTCCAGTATCACCAACGTCTGGCAATCCTCCAACAACAATAGGACCTGGAAACACTCCAGCATCACCAACGTCTGGCAATCCTCCAACAACAGTAGTACCTGGAAACTCTCCAGCATCACCAACGTCTGGCAATCCTCCAACAACAGCAAAACCTGAAGACACCCCACCATCACCAACGTCTGGCAATCCTCCAATACCTCCTCAATCATCAGGGCAACCGAATACAATACCTGCGGCACAGACCTCACCTTTACCTACAACAATCCAATCTCCAACAACAGCTGAAGTCACCACTACTATTCCACTAACAGTAAATCCTATAACCACGGCTCAACCTCCAACAataactgcaaatcccacaaccacactggaacctacaacaacaactgcaaatccaaCAACCACACCAGAACCCTCAACAACAATTGCAAATCCCACATCCACACGTAAACctaaaacaacaactacaactcccacaaccacacttgaacctacaacaacaactgcaaatcccacaacaacaccagaacctacaacaatAACTGCAAACCCCACAACCACActtgaacctacaacaacaactgaaaACCCCACAACCACACTTGTACgttcaacaacaactacaaatcccACAACCACGCTTGAACCTACAACAATAACTGCAAATCTCACAACCACACTTGAACCTGTAACAACAACACCTAATCCCACAACCATACTTCAACCTACAATAACAACTGCAAATCCCATAACAATATTTGCACcttcaacaacaactacaaatccaACAACCACACCAAAATATACagcaacaactgcaaatcccacaaccacaccagaACCTCCAATGACAAATGCAAATCCCACAACCccaccagaacctacaacaacaactgcaaatcccacaaccataccagaacctacaacaaccactgcaaatcccacaaccacaccaaAACCtataacaacaactgcaaatcccacaaccacatcACAACCTACACCAACAGCTGCAAATCTCACAACCACACCAGAACCTACAGCAaaaactgcaaatcccacaaccacaccagaacctacaacaacaaatgcaaatcCCACaacaacaccagaacctacaacgacaactgcaaatcccacaaccacacttgaacctacaacaacaact AACCTACAACAAcgactgcaaatcccacaaccactcCAGAATCTACAACAACAACTGAAAATCCCACAACCACACAAGAACCTCCAATGA
- the LOC137637576 gene encoding threonine-rich protein-like, with amino-acid sequence MTNANHTTTPEPTTTIANPTTTPESTTTTANPTTTQEPTTTTANPTTTPEPTTTIAIPTTTPESTTTTANPTTTQEPTTTTVNPTTTPEPTTTTANPTTTPESTTTTANPTTTPEPTTTTPNPTTTPKSSSTDPLAAV; translated from the coding sequence ATGACAAATGCAAATCACACaaccacaccagaacctacaacaacaattgcaaatcccacaaccacaccagaatctacaacaacaactgcaaatcccacaaccacacaagaacctacaacaacaactgcaaatcccacaaccacaccagaacctacaacaacaattGCAATTCCCACAACCACACCAgaatctacaacaacaactgcaaatcccacaaccacacaagaacctacaacaacaactgtaaatcccacaaccacaccagaacctacaacaacaactgcaaatcctacAACCACACCAGagtctacaacaacaactgcaaatcccacaaccacaccagaacctacaacaacaactccaaatcccacaaccacacccaAATCTTCATCAACAGATCCCTTAGCAGCCGTTTGA
- the LOC137637577 gene encoding uncharacterized protein, with amino-acid sequence MYIPNKPAKYGIKLVMACDADTFYMCNAIPYLGKGTTNTSTPLGEYFTLELTRPFRKAGRIVTTDNWFTSLPLAKALRERGMHLVGTIRPKPYLPTVLLSTPMELGESVATYNYKDKEQEKKGMK; translated from the exons atgtacatcccgaataaaccagcaaa gtatggcatcaagttagttatggcatgtgatgcagacacgttctacatgtgcaatgccattccctacctgggcaagggaactaccaatacaagtacgcccttgggagaatacttcacgttggagctaacccgacccttcaggaaggctgggcgtattgttacgacggacaactggtttacttccctgccactagccaaggctctccgtgaacgtgggatgcatttagttggtactattcgtccaaaaccgtacctgcctactgtgttgctgtcaacgcccatggaattaggcgaatctgttgccacgtataattacaaggacaag GAacaagaaaagaaaggaatgaagtaa